One genomic window of Corynebacterium diphtheriae includes the following:
- a CDS encoding aldehyde dehydrogenase family protein, translating into MTIYAYPGTPGAVANYKKRYDNYIGGQWVPPVGGEYLDNITPVTGEVFCQVARGTAADVEKALDAAHDAAKTWGHSSPAERALILHRIADRMEEHLEEIAVAETWDNGKAVRETLAADIPLAIDHFRYFAGAIRAQESRTSQIDHNTVAYHFHEPIGVVGQIIPWNFPLLMAAWKIAPALAAGNTIVLKPAEQTPASILFWIDIVGDLLPDGVLNIVNGLGEEAGVALSSSNRIGKIAFTGSTQVGKIINRAAADKIIPVTLELGGKSPSIFFADIMDYDDPFREKCIEGLAMFALNQGEVCTCPSRALVHESIADEFLELGVQRVKNIKLGNPLDTETMMGAQASMEQMDKISGYLDIGPKEGAEVLTGGHVNKIDGLENGYYIEPTVFKGTNDMTIFREEIFGPVLSVATFKDFDEAIRIANDTNYGLGAGVWTRHQNTAYRAGRAIQAGRVWVNQYHNYPAHAAFGGYKESGIGRENHLMMLDHYQQTKNLLVSYDENPTGLF; encoded by the coding sequence ATGACTATTTATGCATATCCAGGAACGCCAGGTGCCGTAGCCAACTACAAGAAGCGCTATGACAACTACATCGGCGGCCAATGGGTTCCGCCGGTAGGTGGCGAGTATCTCGACAACATCACCCCAGTCACCGGTGAAGTGTTCTGTCAAGTGGCACGAGGAACCGCTGCCGACGTGGAAAAGGCCTTGGATGCAGCGCATGATGCAGCAAAAACATGGGGTCATAGCTCGCCGGCCGAGCGCGCACTCATCCTGCACCGCATTGCCGATCGCATGGAAGAGCATCTCGAAGAAATCGCTGTCGCTGAAACATGGGACAACGGCAAGGCTGTGCGTGAGACGCTCGCCGCCGACATTCCACTGGCCATTGACCACTTCCGCTACTTTGCCGGCGCAATCCGTGCCCAAGAATCACGAACCTCTCAAATCGACCACAACACGGTGGCCTACCACTTCCATGAGCCCATCGGCGTAGTCGGTCAGATCATTCCGTGGAACTTTCCACTGCTCATGGCCGCATGGAAGATCGCCCCAGCTCTTGCTGCGGGTAACACGATTGTGCTGAAGCCTGCGGAGCAAACTCCTGCGTCCATCCTGTTCTGGATCGACATTGTGGGTGACTTGCTCCCTGATGGTGTGCTCAACATCGTCAACGGCCTCGGCGAGGAGGCTGGCGTGGCGCTATCCTCTTCCAACCGCATTGGCAAGATTGCCTTTACTGGTTCCACGCAGGTGGGCAAGATTATCAACCGTGCTGCCGCTGACAAGATCATCCCCGTCACCTTGGAGCTAGGCGGTAAGTCGCCGTCGATCTTCTTCGCGGACATCATGGATTACGACGACCCCTTCCGTGAGAAGTGCATTGAGGGCCTTGCCATGTTCGCACTCAATCAGGGTGAGGTATGTACCTGCCCGTCGCGTGCGTTGGTGCATGAGTCCATCGCGGACGAGTTCCTTGAGCTGGGTGTCCAACGTGTGAAGAACATCAAGCTCGGTAACCCGCTGGACACGGAAACCATGATGGGCGCCCAGGCTTCCATGGAACAAATGGATAAGATCAGCGGCTACCTCGATATTGGCCCGAAGGAGGGCGCTGAGGTGCTCACCGGTGGCCACGTGAACAAGATTGACGGTTTGGAAAATGGCTACTATATCGAGCCCACGGTGTTTAAGGGCACGAATGACATGACCATTTTCCGTGAGGAAATCTTCGGCCCAGTGCTTTCGGTTGCTACCTTCAAGGATTTTGATGAGGCAATCCGCATTGCTAATGACACGAACTACGGCCTCGGCGCTGGTGTGTGGACTCGCCATCAGAACACTGCGTATCGTGCCGGACGCGCCATCCAGGCTGGTCGCGTGTGGGTGAATCAATACCACAATTACCCAGCACACGCAGCATTCGGAGGCTATAAAGAGTCCGGAATTGGGCGTGAGAATCACCTCATGATGTTGGATCACTACCAGCAGACAAAGAACCTTCTTGTCTCGTATGATGAGAATCCAACAGGCCTATTTTAA
- the grpE gene encoding nucleotide exchange factor GrpE, translating to MSTTDNTNGDDRRPGQPEWDDEENNFEHLDATEVPAEEEALVESAGLDADTLADLEDAFDGVDASTEDPGATVGETSTLESELAERTEDLQRLSAEYANYRRRTDRERKVGVEAAKAKVLGELLPILDDLELAQKHGDLDEGPLKAFRDKLVSVVEGLGVSAFGAEGDVFDAERHEAVQDLSSGDDKVLGTVLRRGYQMNDRLLRTAMVIIADPAEDAQ from the coding sequence ATGAGCACTACCGACAACACTAACGGCGACGACCGCCGCCCAGGCCAACCGGAATGGGATGACGAGGAGAACAACTTCGAGCATCTTGATGCCACCGAAGTCCCCGCCGAGGAGGAAGCCTTGGTGGAGTCGGCTGGTCTTGATGCTGATACCCTCGCGGATCTCGAAGACGCCTTCGACGGTGTCGACGCCTCCACCGAGGATCCAGGTGCTACCGTCGGCGAGACCTCGACTCTTGAGTCAGAGCTCGCCGAGCGTACCGAGGATCTGCAGCGCCTTAGCGCCGAATACGCTAACTATCGACGCCGCACCGACCGCGAACGCAAGGTCGGCGTCGAGGCCGCGAAGGCCAAGGTTCTCGGCGAGTTGCTTCCCATCTTGGATGATCTGGAGCTTGCTCAAAAACACGGTGACCTCGACGAAGGACCTCTCAAAGCATTCCGCGACAAGTTAGTGAGCGTTGTTGAAGGCTTGGGCGTATCCGCATTCGGCGCCGAGGGCGACGTGTTTGATGCCGAGCGCCATGAGGCAGTTCAGGATCTCTCTTCGGGAGATGACAAGGTGCTGGGAACTGTCCTGCGCCGTGGCTATCAGATGAACGATCGTTTGCTGCGAACCGCAATGGTGATCATTGCCGATCCAGCAGAAGATGCTCAATAG
- a CDS encoding Ig-like domain-containing protein: MKSLNRRFIAGATATAVALSTSAIPHAHAAATISTGVDCSITAPFVGTTTRSSTFDAHIDVPETVQAGVGFEASVHLNNISVQSEQLSKISGASLKTSTIRIKVGNNVQLDGSQPGVNLSNGVLSIKNKLKAKLNGTSLDITAEPITVRLKATTEGDITFTPDSTVLVTDIDVQTGIIPVTAKASCATTNAKPYATIKATPQEGLKVTAPTETTPQSIIDVTATAPNTTTGNVQFYLNNAPVGHPVAVTAKGTAATKIRLGAAGSATITARYVDAEGYNPLPDGTVTVAVGMLAPTLKEGDEDTYTGTINGQATSIDEPLKVTPGETVTVTTTMTPSSASVQVYELGINPPSGVTYVEDSGSRNFKSVLTTTGTGFTPPNSTYHNPHWEKEATKPNDQYRGFHTTSTYTVLSYVPQTVTAKYQIPKDLAPGRYMFQMGVYKYSTEFKDLVSIPETSFEIAADLPKLPNRKIKPAPQNEEQTTEPEDTPANSGSSFGSLLRSPSFWSTILDVAAGIVTLLLNFLARR, from the coding sequence GTGAAATCCCTCAATCGTCGTTTCATCGCCGGGGCAACCGCCACCGCCGTCGCCCTATCCACTAGTGCCATCCCGCACGCCCATGCCGCCGCCACCATTTCCACCGGTGTGGACTGCTCGATTACCGCACCGTTTGTTGGAACAACCACCCGCAGTTCCACCTTTGACGCGCATATCGACGTCCCCGAGACCGTCCAAGCTGGAGTCGGATTCGAGGCCAGCGTGCACCTAAACAACATCTCGGTGCAAAGTGAACAGTTGTCTAAGATTTCCGGCGCGTCCCTGAAGACCAGCACGATTCGCATCAAAGTGGGCAACAACGTTCAACTCGACGGCTCCCAGCCCGGCGTGAACCTGTCCAACGGCGTACTCAGCATAAAAAACAAGCTTAAAGCCAAGCTCAACGGCACTTCGCTCGACATCACCGCCGAGCCGATCACGGTTCGCCTCAAAGCAACCACTGAGGGCGATATCACCTTCACACCTGACAGCACAGTGCTTGTAACAGACATCGACGTCCAGACTGGAATCATTCCAGTCACGGCAAAAGCCTCCTGTGCAACCACCAACGCGAAGCCATACGCAACCATCAAGGCCACCCCACAAGAAGGCCTCAAGGTAACCGCCCCCACCGAGACAACACCACAGAGCATTATCGACGTCACCGCCACCGCACCCAACACCACCACAGGAAACGTGCAGTTTTACCTCAATAACGCACCTGTGGGCCATCCGGTTGCCGTCACCGCTAAAGGCACCGCAGCCACCAAGATCAGGCTGGGCGCAGCCGGCTCCGCGACTATTACCGCACGCTACGTCGACGCTGAGGGCTACAACCCACTCCCCGATGGGACGGTAACGGTAGCTGTCGGCATGCTAGCCCCCACACTCAAAGAAGGCGACGAGGATACCTACACCGGCACCATTAACGGCCAAGCTACCTCTATCGACGAACCACTGAAGGTCACCCCAGGTGAAACCGTCACCGTCACCACCACCATGACGCCAAGCAGTGCCTCCGTCCAGGTGTACGAGCTAGGCATTAACCCACCATCAGGCGTGACCTATGTGGAGGACAGCGGCTCCCGCAACTTCAAGTCCGTGCTGACCACCACCGGAACCGGCTTCACCCCACCAAACTCCACGTACCACAATCCGCACTGGGAGAAGGAAGCCACCAAGCCAAACGACCAATACCGCGGCTTCCACACCACATCCACCTACACAGTTTTGAGCTATGTCCCCCAGACCGTGACCGCCAAGTACCAGATCCCCAAGGACCTAGCACCTGGCCGCTACATGTTCCAAATGGGCGTGTACAAGTACTCCACTGAGTTCAAAGACTTAGTCAGCATTCCAGAAACCTCCTTCGAGATTGCTGCCGACCTACCTAAACTCCCCAACCGCAAGATCAAACCGGCCCCACAAAACGAGGAACAGACCACCGAACCAGAAGATACCCCAGCTAACAGCGGTTCCTCGTTCGGTTCCCTCCTGCGTTCCCCATCATTTTGGTCAACCATCTTGGACGTTGCTGCAGGCATTGTCACACTCTTATTGAATTTCCTCGCACGCCGCTAA
- the dnaJ gene encoding molecular chaperone DnaJ produces MAAKNEWAEKDYYADLGVSSSATEAEIKKAYRKLARENHPDSHPGDAAAEERFKKVAEAYDVVGDETKRKEYDEFRSMIASGGFGGAGFPGGFRTQEGFDFDLGDIFGSGAGRGHAPQGGFGDIFGGIFNRGGGARNAARPTRGSDVETEITLEFREAAKGTTIPLQLTGDAPCHTCHGSGSRSGAPTTCTKCNGTGFTSENKGAFGFSAPCTQCGGTGKMISDPCPDCSGTGTQRRTRSITVRIPAGVVDGQKVRLAGQGEAGPNGLPAGDLYVTVHVKNDRVFTRSGDDLEVTVPVSYAELALGDTISVPTLDLPVRVRIPSGTPNGRVLRVRGKGVPKRGGSAGDLLVKVEVTVPSSLDAASASALRAYVQAERDAGFDPRAGWAGK; encoded by the coding sequence ATGGCAGCGAAAAACGAGTGGGCTGAGAAAGACTACTATGCCGACCTAGGAGTCTCCTCGTCCGCAACTGAAGCGGAAATTAAAAAGGCGTATCGCAAGCTGGCGCGAGAAAACCACCCCGATTCTCACCCAGGGGATGCCGCAGCCGAAGAGCGTTTTAAAAAGGTCGCTGAGGCCTATGACGTCGTGGGCGATGAGACGAAGCGGAAAGAGTATGACGAATTCCGCTCTATGATCGCTTCTGGCGGGTTCGGAGGCGCCGGATTCCCCGGCGGGTTTCGGACGCAAGAAGGCTTCGACTTCGACCTCGGAGACATCTTTGGATCTGGAGCGGGTCGAGGCCACGCTCCGCAAGGTGGTTTTGGGGATATCTTCGGTGGCATTTTCAACCGCGGCGGTGGTGCTCGCAACGCAGCTCGGCCGACGCGGGGGTCCGACGTCGAAACGGAAATAACCCTCGAATTCCGTGAGGCGGCCAAGGGCACCACGATCCCCTTACAGCTTACTGGCGACGCCCCCTGCCACACCTGCCACGGATCCGGCTCGCGCTCCGGTGCGCCCACCACGTGTACCAAGTGCAATGGAACTGGGTTTACCTCGGAAAACAAGGGTGCCTTTGGGTTCTCTGCACCGTGTACGCAGTGCGGTGGTACTGGAAAGATGATCTCTGATCCGTGCCCTGATTGCTCAGGTACTGGAACGCAGCGTCGTACTCGCTCGATCACTGTGCGCATTCCAGCGGGCGTGGTCGATGGCCAAAAGGTGCGCCTCGCTGGCCAAGGTGAGGCCGGTCCTAACGGGCTACCGGCCGGTGATTTGTATGTCACTGTGCATGTGAAAAACGACCGAGTGTTTACCCGTTCGGGCGATGACCTCGAGGTGACGGTGCCGGTGTCCTACGCGGAGTTGGCGTTGGGCGATACCATTTCGGTGCCTACGCTCGATCTTCCGGTTCGGGTTCGTATTCCTTCCGGTACGCCTAATGGTCGTGTGCTGAGGGTGCGCGGTAAGGGCGTGCCTAAGCGTGGCGGTTCTGCGGGAGATCTGCTGGTCAAGGTAGAAGTGACGGTGCCGTCGAGTTTGGATGCGGCGTCGGCAAGCGCGCTGCGCGCCTATGTTCAAGCCGAGCGGGACGCGGGTTTTGATCCGCGTGCTGGCTGGGCAGGAAAATAA
- a CDS encoding heat shock protein transcriptional repressor HspR, with translation MAQEFSGDVFVISVAAELAGMHAQTLRTYDRLGLVTPQRTRGGGRRYSRDDVELLRTVQHLSQVEGVNLAGIKSIIELKKENAQLRKELAAARAEADELKNRGARPRGEIVHVPRSTAVVMWEPRRGSRHHS, from the coding sequence ATGGCCCAAGAGTTTTCTGGCGACGTTTTTGTTATCTCCGTTGCTGCGGAGCTTGCGGGAATGCACGCTCAAACCTTGCGCACCTATGATCGGCTCGGCCTTGTCACACCGCAGCGTACTCGCGGTGGTGGCCGCAGGTACTCGCGTGACGACGTTGAACTCCTGCGCACTGTTCAACACCTAAGCCAAGTGGAAGGTGTGAACTTGGCGGGTATCAAGTCGATCATCGAGCTGAAAAAGGAAAATGCGCAGCTGCGCAAGGAACTTGCGGCGGCACGGGCTGAGGCTGATGAACTTAAAAACCGTGGGGCACGCCCCCGCGGCGAGATCGTTCACGTGCCTCGTTCGACCGCGGTTGTGATGTGGGAACCGCGTCGCGGTTCGCGGCACCACAGCTAG